From the Peptococcus niger genome, the window CACCAATAAGCCGTCAAAGGCCTCCACGGTCACATTGGCCATGCACCGCACCGCATCTTCCAAGAGAATCAGCCGTTCTTCCGTATTGAAGAGGTTGCTCTTATAGTTTTGCCGCGCCACCGCAACATAGACATGGTCAAAGAGCCTGGCACCCCGCTCCAATACGGATAAATGGCCGTTGGTCACCGGATCAAAGGTCCCGGAATAAACTGCAATTTTCATAGGTCACCTCATTTAATTTGATGCGCCAAACGCGCTGCTGCCGCTGCGGCAATGGCCCCGACCAGGTCATCTGAAAAGGTATGAACGGCCTGCGGGTGCTGGTCCAATTGACCGATAATGCCGGGCTTCATCTTATCCAGATAGCCAAAATTGGTGATGCCGATGGTGCCGTATATATTGGCAATGGACATGGCCAAGGCCTCGTCAATGCCGAAGAGGCCCGCATCGGACACCATGGCCTCCTGAAGCCCGGCCGGCATCTTTCCTTGTTCACAGCATTCATCTAAAAATAAGCCGGTTAACACCGCATACTGGACATCCTGTTTGTCCAGGACCGCATTGACCGCTTTAACACAGTCCGCCAGGGTCAGGGCGGGAATATATTTCTTCTGTAGATCCAAAACCAAGTCAGCGATGGCCTCAAGGTCAATGCCGCGTCCCTCCAGCTGCTGAACAGCCGCCCGGCGTAAATCCGTCTGGTCTTGACTCATGCCTTACCTCCCCCTTGTGCTGTAAAGGCAACATCATCATAAGGCAGGTAAAGACGCAACTCTTTTAATACCGCCTCCGACTGCGCCA encodes:
- a CDS encoding phosphatidylglycerophosphatase A family protein — translated: MSQDQTDLRRAAVQQLEGRGIDLEAIADLVLDLQKKYIPALTLADCVKAVNAVLDKQDVQYAVLTGLFLDECCEQGKMPAGLQEAMVSDAGLFGIDEALAMSIANIYGTIGITNFGYLDKMKPGIIGQLDQHPQAVHTFSDDLVGAIAAAAAARLAHQIK